In the Topomyia yanbarensis strain Yona2022 chromosome 3, ASM3024719v1, whole genome shotgun sequence genome, one interval contains:
- the LOC131692684 gene encoding homeobox protein vnd-like — protein MTPTAATAASTPPMLNWAPILFPSAWNPALLPAFYPAALRSLPGFLDNMKLPRSQRTTTTHSGSGFHISDILGHKDKKQPRQATDDENTSDEGIIPTTVRHHNRSAAADNDSNHGNITPANSDDDSHSSHSQLTAGDRQRLTTRSSDPKVELLSSPELADSKLRIRASLAEDLHARFTALPAYAHHPHHPLFPAAASPWLYETCSNLNASHQQQQQRLAQQVSPDSTSPVHSEQSYQGLTSSGGSGGLNGQCPRTPSPTDSERHHMNTDGNTEHSDDVDIEEGCDEEIDMIEDNDDNPTDRLTNGIGHKKRKRRVLFSKAQTYELERRFRQQRYLSAPEREHLASLIRLTPTQVKIWFQNHRYKTKRAAHEKGSMDPGSHQSGGLPSPRRVAVPVLVRDGKPCLGGSKQHDMMAAVQAAHLQLPPGFQHASLLHHAAAARWWP, from the exons ATGACACCGACGGCCGCTACTGCGGCCAGCACACCCCCGATGCTAAACTGGGCTCCCATTCTGTTTCCCTCCGCCTGGAATCCGGCCCTGCTGCCGGCATTCTATCCGGCGGCACTGCGATCACTGCCCGG GTTTTTGGACAACATGAAGCTCCCGCGCTCGCAACGAACAACAACCACCCACAGCGGATCCGGTTTCCACATCAGTGACATTCTTGGCCACAAGGACAAAAAACAACCCCGGCAGGCCACGGACGACGAAAATACAAGTGACGAAGGAATCATTCCAACCACGGTACGGCATCACAACCGCAGTGCCGCAGCCGATAACGACAGCAACCATGGCAACATAACACCGGCCAACAGCGACGACGATAGTCACAGTAGTCACAGTCAACTGACGGCCGGTGATCGTCAACGTCTGACAACGCGATCTAGTGATCCGAAAGTAGAGCTGCTATCCTCGCCCGAACTGGCGGACAGTAAGCTACGGATACGGGCCAGTCTGGCGGAAGATTTGCACGCTCGATTTACGGCTCTACCGGCGTACGCACATCATCCACATCACCCGCTCTTTCCGGCCGCCGCAAGCCCCTGGCTGTATGAGACGTGCAGTAACCTTAATG CATCGcatcaacagcaacagcagcggcTTGCCCAGCAGGTCAGTCCGGACAGTACCTCTCCGGTGCATTCGGAGCAGTCCTACCAGGGGCTGACAAGCTCCGGCGGAAGTGGTGGCCTCAATGGCCAGTGTCCACGAACGCCCAGCCCGACGGATAGTGAGCGACATCACATGAACACCGATGGCAACACGGAACATTCGGACGATGTGGACATTGAGGAAGGTTGCGACGAGGAGATCGATATGATCGAAGACAATGACGACAATCCCACGGATCGATTGACGAATGGAATCGGACATAAAAAGCGAAAGCGGCGGGTTCTATTTTCCAAGGCTCAAACCTACGAGCTGGAGCGTCGATTCCGCCAGCAGAGATACCTTTCCGCCCCGGAACGGGAACATCTGGCTTCGTTGATCCGGTTGACACCAACGCAGGTTAAaatatggttccaaaaccatcGCTACAAGACGAAACGGGCGGCACACGAGAAAGGGTCCATGGATCCGGGTTCACATCAATCAGGCGGTCTTCCGTCACCCCGTCGGGTAGCGGTTCCGGTGCTGGTTCGCGATGGTAAACCATGTCTCGGTGGAAGCAAACAGCACGATATGATGGCAGCCGTACAGGCGGCTCATCTGCAACTTCCGCCTGGCTTCCAGCATGCCAGTTTGCTACACCATGCTGCTGCAGCCCGGTGGTGGCCGTAA